TATAAGGACGGCCAGCTTCTGGCAAAGTCCCGCTCGGAATGGTGCATGGTGGAAGGTGAATCTCTGAAACCTGTAAGGGTGCCCGCTGAGATGTACAAGCTGTTTTCTGAGTAGCCTCGTGAGGCAAGATGCCTCACGGGCTTATCAAAATATCAGTTTCTCTGGTATTCAACTGCACCTATATCAATACTCTGACCGGCTTTCCGGTTGTTCAGCATATAATCAGCCAAGACGTTGGGGTCGCTGACGGTAATTCCGGCATCGATCAGCGAGCTGTTGTCCGTAGGCGAAAAGTCATACTGATCAGGGTTTGCGAGGTCGGCTTCGGTTATATCCATCAGCTCAAGGTTATTGTCTATATTCAGGCTTATTTCGTCATTTAGCTTATTGTGAAGCCCACCTGTGATATTGACCAGTAAATTATTATTGAATACATTGTTTATGCTCAGCTTCGAATTCATGTAGATGGCATACTCGCCTACGTTATACATGGTATTGTTGACCACCACATAACTTTTACCAGCCGGAGGTTCTCTGTCTCCGATGTGTACTCCATCTCTGGCACAATCCACAATTACATTGCTAAATACCTTATTGGCAAAACCATTGATAAATATGGCACTTCCTGTACCTCCTTTGATCAGGTTGCTAAATATACTGCCGGTAGTACCAGGATTGATCTGGATCCCGGATTGATGCACCTGGATATTTTTGAGTCCGTAGTTTATCACTACGTTGTTATAAATCTCACACCCGAGCACTGCTCCACCAACCTGAATACCATCCTGCCCAACATTTTCAACAATGTTATTATAAACCTTGACACCTTCAAGCTGAGGCTCAAGCAAAACAAGGCTCGGGCAGTCTGCTATCGGAGGGAAATTGGTATGCCAGTGTGAGCCTCCTATGTAGAATCCCTCTCCCTCAACGTCGTGAATATAGTTATGATGTACGACGGTATTTTTTTGAGTGAAGGTGCCCCGGTTGGTGCTTCCATCACATACCGGCCTGGTTCGTGCTGAAATTGCCGGACCGGCTACATTAGTGATCTCAACGTGGTCTATTTCGAAATTAGTGGCCGCCAGTTCGGCTACAATGCCAAATGGGCTTCCCTGGGAAACTTTTATTCCATAGTCATCAGTAGACCCGGTGCCGGTCAAACGCACGTGACTCAGAGTATGCAATTTTATTGCAGGTACATTATCCGCTATATCTACCTGTCCATCGCAATTTGTTATGATGTACGGTTTGTCAGCAGTACCATAAAAATTTCTGAAGATCAGCGAGTTTCGTCTGCCAGCGCGGATACCAATTACAGCACCCTGGGGCAGCTTCAGGTCATTGTTATCAATTATCTGCATGTCAGCTTCCACAATAAAGTCGCAGTCAGCACATGCCTTGGACGAATATTGGCAGGAATTGTTATCGAAAGAAAATCCAGCAGATTTATTGGAAGCCAGAACATCTGTACAGTTGGCCAAAACACCGGTTTTAGGCAGCAACTCGTAACGCGTGACATCAACATTTTCATCTGAACCACAAGCCGTGATGATGATAAGTAAAGTAAGTAGCGGGACAATGTTTTTCATTAGATTTTGTTGGTTTCGCCTGTATCTCTTTTATTTTCCGTTTTCTCTTACCCTTTGATTTGGGGAGCAAAGGCTTTAATTCAATTTTAATTCTGTAATCCTGATTTTCTACCCGGGATAACTAACGGATCAGCTAAAGAATATTTTATGAATTCCGACTAAGATTGAAACAATAATACAATTTATAACAAATTTCGTAAATTATAATATTTTTTAAGTACAACTTTGGCAATATTCTAGTTATTTTAAAATAGTAAGCTGCTATTAACCTCAGTACAAAAACAGGTACTTCATACATCGACTAACAGCAGCACTTACTACTTTCTGAATTACAACGTTTTAATCTACCTGTTTCTCAAACGCACCTATATCTACCTGCTCTCCTGATTTCCTGAGTTGAAACAAGTAATCGCTGGTGATGTTGATATTGTCTATTTGCTCCATACCTAAGCCGCCATCAAATATTGGGCTACCTTCTACCGGCGAAAAATCAAGATTTTGAGGATTTTCAAATACAGCCTCTTCTATACCATTACCTAAAAAGTTGTTGCTTACATCAAAATCCATGTTATTATCGAATTTATAAATGTCTCCGGAGGTATTGATGAGTACATTATTGTAGAACACATTATCCACGCTGAGCTTTGAGTTCATCTTAACACCGTAACCGTCTATATTTACAAGGGTATTGTTTACAATCCGATAACTCATACCTGCCGGTGGATTTCTGTCACCGATTTGTATGGCATCTTTGGAGCAATCTAAAATAAGGTTATTATAAACCTGGTTATCATATCCATTGATAAAAATAGCCCTGCCAGTGCCTCCTTTGATAAAATTATTGTACACTTCCCCTGTCGTACCCGGGTTTATCTGGATTCCTGACTGGTGAATTGTAATGTTTTGCAAGCCATAGTTTATGATTTGATTGTTGTAAATCTGACAGTCTTTGGTGGCACTTCCGACCTGAATACCGTCTCGGCCGGTATTTTCCACACGGTTGTTATAGATGCGGACTCCTTCGAGCTCAGGCTCATATAAAATTTTTCCGGAACACTCACTTATGGCAGGGAAACTGGTATGCCAGTGAGACCCTCCTATATACATGGCTTCGTCTGCCACATCATGAATGTAGTTATGATGAATAATTGTATTCCGCTGTATGAAAGTACCTCTGTTTGTGCTGCCATCGCATACCGGCCTGGTACGGGCAGCGATGCCGGCACTCCTGGTACCTTTTACCTCAAGGTGATCAATCTCAAAATCAGTGGTGCCCAGCTCGGCAACCACGCCAAAAGGTCTTGTGCCAGCCACCACGATCCCATAATCATCGGTAGAGCCTGTACCGGTGAGCCGGATATGGCTGCTGTTATGAAGTTTTATCCCTGGCAGATCTCCGGTGATCTTAACAGGCCCGTCGCAATTAATAAAGATAAATGGCTGATCAGCAGTGCCATGAAAATTTCTGAAGATGACAGGTTCACGGCCGCCGCTTTTTATACCAATAGTAGATCCCGGAGGTAAGCCGATCCAGGCATTGTCAATTACCTTATCGCCAGCCCGAACCACATAGTCGCAATCAGCACACGAAGTGGGTGTGTACTGGCACGTGTTGTTGTCATAGGAGGCCCCACCTGAATTAATAGCCCGAGAATCGGTACAACCTGCTACTTCCCCAGCCTGGAAGACCGCTGCCTCCTCAGGTGCATTTTCGCCAGCCAGGGATGAGTCTGCCAGAAGTTCATCTTCCGTACAGCCAATAAAAACAATAATGATGAAACAAAACATAAAAAGCCGGGTTAACCATGACTTAGTCATGGAAACAAAAAAATCAGACATGTTTTAAAAATAATTTAGTTTAAAAAATAATTTGCTCGCCCTACTTCCCTTCTCAATTGATCTAAAGAGGACATAAAAAATTCTACAGTATCCCAAACATTGAGCGGTAACAGTAAGTGCGGAGTAAGTGTCGGGTTATCGATTAACAGAAGATATAACAGAGGAATTGTTTGCTGCATCGACGGATGGATGAACAAGGGATTATAATTCTTATTTTTAAACATTAGCCATTGGCTATAATGCAAGTTTCAATTAGTATCTGAATTGTAGTAGTACCGGCCCGGAGCCAATTGGATGGTTGTAGAAAACCCCGGCAACATGGCGGCTGGTCGGTACCAGGCTGTGTTTAATTAACCTTTGCGAGGTTGCCGAGGTTTATAAGTTCTGATCTAAAAATGGATGGTATACATCAAAACAGGAAGTAGTGGCAGTTGATCGAGATATTCCACTTTGTTGGTGACGTCATTGTAGTACTGCTCAACCCTGGCAGCATTGTTCGTCACATTTTGTATATCAAGTTTCAACTCCTGGCTGGTCCTTTTTCTATCCACTCTATAGGTAATACTCAGATTGGTAAGAAAAACGTCGTCGCCTTCAAAAGAATATGCCCGATCTTCAAGCCATACGGCCTCGTCCTGAGCAATGGAAGCTTCTGCATCCAGGGGTGTAAACTTTCTGGCCCCCAGCAAAGAGGCCTTCATATTCAAACCAAGAACCTTTTTCTTTCCGCTTTTACTGCCCAGAGCAAACTCTTTACCTACCAGCACATTTCCTGCATAATTGCCATTGAAGCGGCTGTCTCTTTCTATTCCATCCATACCTTTATATTTTGAATCATAAAGTGATGCTGTAACCATGAAGAAATAGCTATCTGCAAAATAGCGCTCCAATGTAAGCTCAAGGCCGATATTTTCACCCGTACCCTCATTGACCAGTTTGCGGTCGGTAAACCATTCTACCTGATTCAGCAATGAATATGAGCTGTTTGGTTTGTCTTCAACAGGTATGTTGTATAAGTGCTGGTAGTAGGCTTCCATTTTCAGGAGAAGGTTATTTCCAAGTTTATTTTCATAGCCTATAACATAATGCTGCGCCTTGGAAAAATCTATTCCTGTATTTGGCATTGAGGTATTACCCGATTCATCTGCAACTATGCTGTAATAGTTGGTCAGAGACTCCATTTTGCCATGTATACCCCATCCCACCGAAATGGCCTGGCGTGGACGAAACTGCCACCGTACACTGACCCGGGGCTCAATAGAGGCATTACTGTTTAGTGTCGTCCCCTGGGCATGCAGGCCGCTTACTACGGTTACATCTTCCCACGGGCGGTATTTCCAGCTAGCAAAGCCCTGGTAATGTGCTGCATCCTTACTGACATCTTGATTAACCACATACATTTCAGGCTCCTTATCATAATATTGACTGTAAAACTCAAAATTGTGAAAGGTGTAGATCAGGCCCGTTTGAAGGTTATGTCTGGCGTTAAATTTATGGTTTAGTGTGGTGGCACCCTTAAGGGAATACTTATCCAGCCGGGCATCATCAAGCATTACCAGTCTTTGCTGACTGTCCGGCTCCTGTCCAAGGTACCCGCTGCCATTTTTTGAAACAGAAACACTGTTTTGAAGATATGTTGCAGAGCTTAGAGGTAAATATTGTGTAACACCAACCACTCCCATATCAGCCTGATAGTCGCCTTGATGCAGGAGTTTATCCTCGTCCTCTTCATCATATTCTTTAGTAAGTATATTACTCTTGCCTCCCAGTCCAAACACTGAAAAAGTACCTAAACGCTTAGTAGGAAGGTGCACCTTAAAAGAAAGGTCCTGATATTTAGGTATTCCGTCAAAATCCAAAACGCCTAATTCGCTAAGTAGTGTAAGGGTTGAATATCTGTAATTTACAAGAAATGATGCTTTGCCTTCTTTGGACAGTGGCCCCTCTGCGGTAGCTGCTGTCCCGAGTATACCTATCGATACGCTATACTCATGTTCCTCATTATTTCCTTTCCTTAGCCTCATATCAAACACTCCGGAAAGTGCATTGCCATACTCAGGCGCAAACGCACCGGAATAGAACTCGGAATTGGAAAGCATTTCGCTATTTAAAGCATTTATAGGTCCGCCTGTCGCACCTTCATCAGAAAAATGGTTGGGATTAGGTATTTCAATCCCTTCCAGCCTCCATTGAATCCCTCTGGGAGAATTACCCCTGACCACAATAAAATTATTTCCTGAGGCATCACCCGTTACTCCGGCATAGCCTGAGACCATCCTGGCCGGATCATTTAAAGACCCTGCATATCGTTTTGTTTCTTCTACGGTAAAGCCTCTTGCACTTACTAATGCCATTTCATTGGCTATTTCTGATTTATCCTTATCGGCTTTGATCACTATTTCATCCATACTTGTAAGGGACTCCTGCATAACAAGGTCGAGTACTACTTCTTTAGCCGATGTAACCAGTATATTTGGCAGTATCACATCTTCATAACCTATATAAGTGATCTTTAGGCTTACCCGTCCTACGGGCACGTTTTCAATTCTAAAGTCGCCATTCAGATCGGTACTAGCGCCCATTATCGGCTCAGTATCAAGTATCAACACATTAGCCCCCGGCAATGGTGTTCTGGAATCTTTGTCAATTACTTTGCCACGTACTGTTTGGTTTAGTTCCTGTGCCTTCAGAACTGTGATCAATGAAAAGCTCAGAAAAATAATGAGAGCAATTAATATTTTAACTTGTTGTTTGTGGATCATGTGTCTTCATTTTTTGAGTTACACATGGATGACAACCAAGTCTTCCTATACCCTTACCCGAAAATGATTATTTATTAAAAAAAATTACTGCTGCCCGAAGGGTTAATAGCGGAATAGCTGGATTCCCGCTTCGCCACCTATCCACATCTGAAGTTGGGTAGTGCCATATTTTTTTTCAGCTATGGTATATGGAGCCAGGTTAGTCAGGTACTCTCCGCTGACAGGGTGTCTCCATTCTGATAACCATATGTTTATAGCAGGGCCAATGGTGAAGGCTATATTTCCCTTATGATAAACCCAACTCAAATTGATACGGTTAAGCAGGCTAACTTCTTCCTGAAGTTTCTCTTCTTCATTTACCCAAAAGGCCGTATACTGTAGATTAAGGGACGAAACGTCGGTCAGAGCCCGCTCGGTACCAAATCCATACCCAAACCCCCACCAGCTCTTACCTTCCCAGTTGCCGTATCCGAAGGAAAAAGAATTGTAAAAATGTCTGACTCCGGTTTTAAATGACAGCTCCAATGGGAAGAGCTCATTAGATGATAGTTTTAATGCCCGGTATCCGTTTTTAACGTAGCTCAGTAAACCAATTGGCGTACCTGATGCGGAGTCCGCCAGGTTAAAAAGTGCTATCTGGCTGCTATGCGCATTTTTTGCGTAGTTGAAAATCCCTGCTATCTGAACACCGGACACCGTGGCATTCGATACATTACCCAGGCCTCCAAACTGGAGACCTTTTACATCGCCAGCCAAATTTACCAGGCCTGCTACCTGTACCCCTTTGGCTGCTTCATCAGCCATATTTACCAAACCTGAAAACTGAACCCCCTTCACGTTTCTTCCTTTATTAAATATTCCTGCCACCTGCACGCTCTGAACATCGCGCAGGGTAATATTGGTAAGCCCACCTAACTGAAGTCCATTGACATTCCTGATGGTCAGGTTATTGATGCCGGAGATTTGTACCCCTTTCATTTCGCCTTTCAGTACATTATTAATACCGGCAAGCTGCACTCCATTCAGAGAGTCTATTACGAGATTGTTAATACCCGAAGCCTGAAAGCCAATAAATGCACCTCTGTTATGATTAAAAATGCCTCCCAACTGAAAGCCCCTGGTGTTACCTCCTACAAAATTACCAATGCCCCCTGCCTGCACACCTTCTACATCTTTACGGATTACATTGAAAAGTCCACCTAATTCAAATCCATTTACACCGTAAGCATAGCCCGCCATAAGGTTAACGGAAAAGTTATTTTCAACTAACCCGCTCATTTTCAGGTTTGTTCCCCACTTGGGCAGGATGGAGATCTGCCCAGGTTTATTCAATACCAGCTCAGAATTCTCTGTTCGTAAAAGTGATTTGTCAGAGACCAGTTGTTGGACAAATGATAATGACTCAACCGGCCCGGGCTGACCAACAGGCAAGGTTGTGATACTGTTTACCTGTCTGATGGTTTCCTGGGGCTGAAGCAAAATATTGATACTTTGATCTTTTCGGGGAATGAGGATAACGGTATCCTTAATGCTTTTTCGGCTAAAGGATAAGCCCAGCTGTTCAAACTCTGTAGGTACCAAAAGCGAAAAATTACCTCCCGTATCTGTAACAGCGGACACCAGACTGCTCACCTCATAAACAACTATACCTTCCAGGGGAGCATTTTGAGAAGCATGCCTAACCTTGCCCGATACATGATACCCGGTCTTCCGTTTACCAGAGGCCTTGTCTGCTGCCTTCTTTAGAAGAATAAGATGGTTTCCGCTGGTTCTGTACTCTACATCTCTGGGTAAAATATTGTCCAGAATTTTTTTTAAAGGTTCCCTTTGTGCATGGATCGAAACTTTTTGCTCAGAAGAGAGAATAGATGCATCATAAGAAAAGGTAAAGCCGGCCTTATTTGAAAGCACGGAAAGGCTCTCTGAGAGTGATATGTCATTTGCAGTCAGGCTTATGTCTTTGTGCAGAATATTAGTCTGCTGAGCGGTACAGCAGAAAAAATGAAGTACAAAGACAACCACTGAGCTATATTTCAGCGTGGCCTTAATCGCAACCATGGCCTGAAACGACAAAGCGACCTTCTTCTTGGATGGTGGTAAATCCAAAATTTGCGTCTATAATCTCAAAAACATGCTCAACAGGCTCTTTATAAAACTTTCCGGTCAGTCTGCAATTTAAAATTTCAGGATTTTCAACATCGATGGATATCTGGTAAGCTCGCTCTAATGTTGAGAAAACCGCCTCCAGAGACTGTTTTTCAAATGCTATGGTTTTCGACATCCAAAAAATATCATTAGGGTTATAACGCTGCATTCCTGAAAACTCCCGCTTGTTCTTGCTGACGGAGATGTATTCTCCAGCCTGAAGTATTGTTTCCTTACCGTGACTTGTGACCTGTACAATGCCTTCTTCCACCCCTACTTCGATAATGCCAAGGCTGTCGTAGTTGCGTACGTAGAAGGAAGTACCCAAAACCTTTACTGTAGTACCATCCGTATCAATTATAAATGGCCTCATGTTATCCTTTACTACATCAAAAAAGGCTTCTCCCTTCAGAGTTACCAGACGTTCGCTTTTTGAGAAATTTTCGTTGAAAGTGACCGTTGAGTTAACATTCAGGGAAACCTGCGAGCCGTCTGGCAGAGTATCCGATTTTACCATCTCCTTTGATGCAATCACCATTTCGCTGGCAACTGGTGATTTTACTAATGACTGATAAACCAGGAAAACAACTAAGCCCAGGACAAGAAGGGCAGCGACACGTGACAGATAGAAGTATAATTGTCTGCCTTCCGGTTTTAACTGATCCTCCTGCTGCTGATCAATTTGTTGCTTAAGCTTGCTCCATGCCCTGTCTACATCAACATCCGCTTCCCGGGGTGAAATGTCCGGACCGGCATATTCCCAAAGGGTCTTTAGCTTTTCAAAATACTGCCTGTTCGTATCTGACTGGTCAATCCACTGCTCAACAGTTTTCCTGTCATTGGCATCTACCTCACCTGACATATACGAAGCCAGTAATTCGTCATCTATATTTACACGTTCATTTCTCATTATCTTGTATACATACTGACAACTTAACTACCATTTAACCTTACTCGTGGTTAAAAAAATTTATCAGCCATTCTTTTACCATTATTGAAACTTGTATCAGAATAGCTATTGCAGGCAAATATTCTATCAGATTCTCTCTGAGAAATTTTAAGGCTTTCCCCATCTGGGCCTCAACGGTTTTAACAGAAAGCCCAAGCTGGCCTGCTATCTCCTTATACTTCAGCCCTTCCTCTCGACTCATTTTAAATATTTTTTTCCGCTCAGGAGGAAGCTGGTTTACACAGGTCTCGATTCTTTCATGCAATTCCAGCTCGACTACTTTATCGCTAACCCGATTCTCCTCCTCAACTACAGTGGAAATATGCGACTCGGCATAACGGTGTTTTACTTTTGCATGCTTGATATGATTGAGGCATGCGTTTCTTACCGACCGGTATAGATAAGCCTCGACGGACCCTGTTATTTCCAAAGTCAATCTTTTTTCCCAAAAGCCAAGAAAAACATCCTGAACCATTTCCTCAGCCAGAGCACTCCCCTCCACATATCTTAAAGCATAGCCACACATCCCAGCATAGTGCCTCCTGAACAAACCCTCAAAGGCTTGTACATCACCGGAACGTATCTGTGTCGCAATGTTTTTTGAATCTGTCAAGGGTGGTTACAGCTGGTTTAAAACAAAAATAGATTTTATGTGAAACTATTCAAGCCTATAATATCAAGTATGAACAGACTTTACATGGTTTTAAATAAAAAAAATAGTACAATTGTAATTTCGTAAACTATAAATACTTAATACAAACCTGTTTAATATCAACTCGAATGAAAAGAATCTTTACTGTTCTGTTTTTACTATCTGCGTTAACAGCGGGATATTCTCAAAGCAGCTTTTGGAAGGAGTCCAATGCTGCGGCGGCCGATAATTTAAGCCGTAAACTCACCAAGCCCCATTTATACAAAACCCTGGCTCTGGATTTTGAAGGCCTGAAAGAAACGCTCAGGCTAACCGGAATGAGAGGTTCTGCCACTTCAAAAAATGCCCAGGTAATATTTTTCCCTAATGCCGATGGAAAAATGGAGAAATTCAATGTTGTAGAAGCTCCAACCTTGCACCCTGATCTTGCAAAAAAATACCCCGGCATAAAGTCATATGCAGGCCAGGGCATTGACAATCCGGCTTCAACCATACGCTTCAGTATATCTGATCAAAGAGGTTTTCATGGTCTCCTGATGACTTCAGAAGGCATGGTATATATTGACCCTGTGTCTTCAGACAAATCAACTTACACTGTATATAAAAGGAAGGACCTCACTCGTGATGAGAAGGACTTCCAATGTACGATGGATGAAAATATTGGCAGAGCAGGAAAAGGCAATAATATTTCAACCTTAAAGACCAATGATCAGAAACTTAGAAAATACCGCCTGGCTTTGTCATGTAATGCTGAGTACGGAAATATATTTGCCGGATCAGGCACGGATGCGGAGAAAAAAGCTAATATCCTTGCCCAGATGAACATTACCATGACCCGTGTAAACGGGATTTATGAAAGGGACCTTGCCATCACCATGGAGATTGTAGCCAATAATGATGCGATTATCTATTATGGAGATACCAGCACTGATCCATGGACAAATGAATGGAATACAAAAACACAGGAAACCATTGATGCTATTATCGGCGACGCTAACTATGACATCGGCCATAACTTCAATACCACAGGCGGAGGAAATGCGGGATGTATAGGCTGCGTTTGTACATCCGGAGAAAAGGGCAGTGGATTTACAGGAAGCTCGGATCCGACAGGAGACCCCTTCGATGTAGATTTTGTGGCACATGAAATAGGCCATCAGTTTGGAGGCTACCATACCATGAACACTTGTAGCAGAAGTGGAAGTGGCCTTACGGAGGTTGAACCTGCGAGCGGGAGCAGCATAATGGGTTATGCCGGCATATGCTCTACCAACATTCAAAGTAATAGCGATGCTTACTTTGCCTATGTAAACATCAGGGACATTTCTGCCAATGTTCAAACGGGAGAAAGTTCAGGATGCGCGGTAATTGTTGACCTTTCCAACAACCCTCCTGTAGCTGACGCGGGTAATGACTATACAATACCAAGATCTACACCGTTTATACTTAAGGGTGCCGGTACCGACCCCGATGGTAATGGTACACTCACTTATTGCTGGGAACAAAACGACCCTCAAGAAGCCCCGGGAAGCGGAAGTCCTGAATCAACGTGGGCTCAAGGGCCTCTTTTCAGATCTTTGGAGGGAACATCATCCCCAGACAGGTATATGCCTGCAATTAGTACAGTTCTGGCAGGAGAAATGGGATCTACATGGGAGATGTTGCCATCTGTTGGCAGAACAATGAACTTCTCACTAACTGTAAGGGATAATAATGCAGGTGGTGGCCAGACTTCTGACGACCTGATGAAAGTGACCGTTGACGGTGACTCAGGCCCGTTCTTTGTAACTGACCCCAATACATCAATCTCATGGTACGAAGGACAAATACAAGTTGTAACCTGGAACGTAGCCAATACTGACCAGGCCCCGATTAGTTGTTCAAATGTAAATATTCTTTTATCTACCGATGGAGGACAAACCTTCCCTGTCACATTGGTAAGTAATGCACCTAATAACGGT
This region of Fulvivirga ulvae genomic DNA includes:
- a CDS encoding STN and carboxypeptidase regulatory-like domain-containing protein, which codes for MDLPPSKKKVALSFQAMVAIKATLKYSSVVVFVLHFFCCTAQQTNILHKDISLTANDISLSESLSVLSNKAGFTFSYDASILSSEQKVSIHAQREPLKKILDNILPRDVEYRTSGNHLILLKKAADKASGKRKTGYHVSGKVRHASQNAPLEGIVVYEVSSLVSAVTDTGGNFSLLVPTEFEQLGLSFSRKSIKDTVILIPRKDQSINILLQPQETIRQVNSITTLPVGQPGPVESLSFVQQLVSDKSLLRTENSELVLNKPGQISILPKWGTNLKMSGLVENNFSVNLMAGYAYGVNGFELGGLFNVIRKDVEGVQAGGIGNFVGGNTRGFQLGGIFNHNRGAFIGFQASGINNLVIDSLNGVQLAGINNVLKGEMKGVQISGINNLTIRNVNGLQLGGLTNITLRDVQSVQVAGIFNKGRNVKGVQFSGLVNMADEAAKGVQVAGLVNLAGDVKGLQFGGLGNVSNATVSGVQIAGIFNYAKNAHSSQIALFNLADSASGTPIGLLSYVKNGYRALKLSSNELFPLELSFKTGVRHFYNSFSFGYGNWEGKSWWGFGYGFGTERALTDVSSLNLQYTAFWVNEEEKLQEEVSLLNRINLSWVYHKGNIAFTIGPAINIWLSEWRHPVSGEYLTNLAPYTIAEKKYGTTQLQMWIGGEAGIQLFRY
- a CDS encoding TonB-dependent receptor, which gives rise to MIHKQQVKILIALIIFLSFSLITVLKAQELNQTVRGKVIDKDSRTPLPGANVLILDTEPIMGASTDLNGDFRIENVPVGRVSLKITYIGYEDVILPNILVTSAKEVVLDLVMQESLTSMDEIVIKADKDKSEIANEMALVSARGFTVEETKRYAGSLNDPARMVSGYAGVTGDASGNNFIVVRGNSPRGIQWRLEGIEIPNPNHFSDEGATGGPINALNSEMLSNSEFYSGAFAPEYGNALSGVFDMRLRKGNNEEHEYSVSIGILGTAATAEGPLSKEGKASFLVNYRYSTLTLLSELGVLDFDGIPKYQDLSFKVHLPTKRLGTFSVFGLGGKSNILTKEYDEEDEDKLLHQGDYQADMGVVGVTQYLPLSSATYLQNSVSVSKNGSGYLGQEPDSQQRLVMLDDARLDKYSLKGATTLNHKFNARHNLQTGLIYTFHNFEFYSQYYDKEPEMYVVNQDVSKDAAHYQGFASWKYRPWEDVTVVSGLHAQGTTLNSNASIEPRVSVRWQFRPRQAISVGWGIHGKMESLTNYYSIVADESGNTSMPNTGIDFSKAQHYVIGYENKLGNNLLLKMEAYYQHLYNIPVEDKPNSSYSLLNQVEWFTDRKLVNEGTGENIGLELTLERYFADSYFFMVTASLYDSKYKGMDGIERDSRFNGNYAGNVLVGKEFALGSKSGKKKVLGLNMKASLLGARKFTPLDAEASIAQDEAVWLEDRAYSFEGDDVFLTNLSITYRVDRKRTSQELKLDIQNVTNNAARVEQYYNDVTNKVEYLDQLPLLPVLMYTIHF
- a CDS encoding right-handed parallel beta-helix repeat-containing protein, which translates into the protein MKNIVPLLTLLIIITACGSDENVDVTRYELLPKTGVLANCTDVLASNKSAGFSFDNNSCQYSSKACADCDFIVEADMQIIDNNDLKLPQGAVIGIRAGRRNSLIFRNFYGTADKPYIITNCDGQVDIADNVPAIKLHTLSHVRLTGTGSTDDYGIKVSQGSPFGIVAELAATNFEIDHVEITNVAGPAISARTRPVCDGSTNRGTFTQKNTVVHHNYIHDVEGEGFYIGGSHWHTNFPPIADCPSLVLLEPQLEGVKVYNNIVENVGQDGIQVGGAVLGCEIYNNVVINYGLKNIQVHQSGIQINPGTTGSIFSNLIKGGTGSAIFINGFANKVFSNVIVDCARDGVHIGDREPPAGKSYVVVNNTMYNVGEYAIYMNSKLSINNVFNNNLLVNITGGLHNKLNDEISLNIDNNLELMDITEADLANPDQYDFSPTDNSSLIDAGITVSDPNVLADYMLNNRKAGQSIDIGAVEYQRN
- a CDS encoding RNA polymerase sigma-70 factor translates to MTDSKNIATQIRSGDVQAFEGLFRRHYAGMCGYALRYVEGSALAEEMVQDVFLGFWEKRLTLEITGSVEAYLYRSVRNACLNHIKHAKVKHRYAESHISTVVEEENRVSDKVVELELHERIETCVNQLPPERKKIFKMSREEGLKYKEIAGQLGLSVKTVEAQMGKALKFLRENLIEYLPAIAILIQVSIMVKEWLINFFNHE
- a CDS encoding FecR family protein; translation: MRNERVNIDDELLASYMSGEVDANDRKTVEQWIDQSDTNRQYFEKLKTLWEYAGPDISPREADVDVDRAWSKLKQQIDQQQEDQLKPEGRQLYFYLSRVAALLVLGLVVFLVYQSLVKSPVASEMVIASKEMVKSDTLPDGSQVSLNVNSTVTFNENFSKSERLVTLKGEAFFDVVKDNMRPFIIDTDGTTVKVLGTSFYVRNYDSLGIIEVGVEEGIVQVTSHGKETILQAGEYISVSKNKREFSGMQRYNPNDIFWMSKTIAFEKQSLEAVFSTLERAYQISIDVENPEILNCRLTGKFYKEPVEHVFEIIDANFGFTTIQEEGRFVVSGHGCD
- a CDS encoding right-handed parallel beta-helix repeat-containing protein, which translates into the protein MFCFIIIVFIGCTEDELLADSSLAGENAPEEAAVFQAGEVAGCTDSRAINSGGASYDNNTCQYTPTSCADCDYVVRAGDKVIDNAWIGLPPGSTIGIKSGGREPVIFRNFHGTADQPFIFINCDGPVKITGDLPGIKLHNSSHIRLTGTGSTDDYGIVVAGTRPFGVVAELGTTDFEIDHLEVKGTRSAGIAARTRPVCDGSTNRGTFIQRNTIIHHNYIHDVADEAMYIGGSHWHTSFPAISECSGKILYEPELEGVRIYNNRVENTGRDGIQVGSATKDCQIYNNQIINYGLQNITIHQSGIQINPGTTGEVYNNFIKGGTGRAIFINGYDNQVYNNLILDCSKDAIQIGDRNPPAGMSYRIVNNTLVNIDGYGVKMNSKLSVDNVFYNNVLINTSGDIYKFDNNMDFDVSNNFLGNGIEEAVFENPQNLDFSPVEGSPIFDGGLGMEQIDNINITSDYLFQLRKSGEQVDIGAFEKQVD